One Candidatus Margulisiibacteriota bacterium genomic region harbors:
- the hisH gene encoding imidazole glycerol phosphate synthase subunit HisH, with protein MKTVIIDYGLGNLRSVQKAVERLGYTAEISAETSALQNADKLIFPGVGAFPQAVENLRKKQLWSALQTALTRPFLGICLGMQLLLSASEEFGLTAGLDAVPGQVRYFRGSSGFPPGFPVPHMGWNDVRQKSSVLFKNLPEIFSAYFVHSYYAQPTDEKFTIGLTDYGMDFCSALQKENIFGVQFHPEKSGENGLQILKNFLEL; from the coding sequence ATGAAGACCGTTATTATTGATTACGGTCTGGGCAATCTGCGTTCGGTGCAAAAAGCCGTGGAGCGTCTCGGTTACACGGCGGAGATCTCAGCGGAGACCAGCGCGCTGCAAAACGCGGATAAATTGATTTTCCCCGGAGTCGGCGCTTTTCCGCAGGCTGTGGAAAATTTGCGAAAAAAACAACTCTGGTCGGCGCTGCAAACTGCCTTGACCAGGCCGTTTTTAGGCATTTGTCTGGGTATGCAGCTGCTGCTGTCAGCCAGTGAGGAATTTGGCCTAACGGCTGGACTGGATGCCGTGCCGGGACAGGTGCGTTATTTCCGCGGCAGCAGCGGTTTCCCCCCGGGATTTCCCGTGCCGCACATGGGCTGGAATGATGTGCGGCAAAAATCCAGCGTTTTATTTAAAAATCTGCCGGAAATTTTTTCCGCTTATTTTGTCCATTCTTATTACGCGCAGCCGACTGACGAAAAATTTACGATCGGTCTGACGGATTACGGCATGGATTTTTGCTCCGCTTTGCAGAAAGAAAATATTTTTGGCGTGCAGTTTCACCCCGAAAAAAGCGGCGAAAACGGCCTGCAAATCTTAAAAAACTTTTTAGAGCTTTAA
- a CDS encoding PorV/PorQ family protein has product MRRVWFIFLVVCLSSGLFAAVNGPGTTGANYLKIGLGAKAAALGESYTAAADDTSSIYWNTAGLSAVRNPRVDFMQLNWLAGISAKTIFGALPLSEKDTFGAYVMMLDTPKDKETVYGGNTKSEYLETGKSFNSAISVLNLGYSRIISRALDAGIGLKIISEDLAGEKADGLALDAGLIYKDLIPNLKLGLNVQNIGLKALRPEEELPLTIALGAEYSTVFLWNKLSLLLDAKLPNDNDPRFGVGAEYWLGQYFAGRVGYNTFSQMSLGLGVAFANFNADYAYVPIDELGVTHRISVGYTFGLAKQAANPRQELQADLETKENTDAVRKPLKVRKVKAKANTKASTDDMLTKFDF; this is encoded by the coding sequence ATGCGCAGAGTATGGTTTATATTTCTGGTGGTTTGCCTGAGTAGCGGTCTTTTTGCCGCGGTGAACGGGCCGGGCACGACAGGCGCCAATTACCTGAAAATCGGGCTGGGCGCGAAAGCCGCCGCTCTCGGCGAGAGTTATACAGCCGCCGCGGACGACACGAGTTCTATATACTGGAATACCGCTGGTTTAAGCGCCGTGCGCAATCCGCGCGTGGATTTCATGCAGCTGAACTGGCTGGCCGGTATTTCGGCCAAGACAATTTTTGGCGCGCTGCCGCTCTCCGAGAAAGACACTTTTGGCGCGTATGTCATGATGCTGGACACGCCGAAAGACAAAGAAACGGTTTATGGCGGCAATACTAAAAGCGAATATCTGGAAACCGGTAAAAGTTTTAACAGCGCGATCTCGGTGCTCAATCTCGGCTACTCGCGGATCATTTCCCGCGCGCTGGATGCCGGTATCGGCTTGAAAATAATCAGCGAAGATCTGGCCGGTGAAAAGGCTGACGGTCTGGCTCTGGACGCTGGCTTGATTTACAAAGATCTGATCCCAAATTTAAAACTGGGTTTAAATGTACAGAACATTGGCCTGAAAGCTTTGCGTCCCGAGGAAGAATTACCGCTGACCATTGCGCTGGGCGCGGAATACAGCACGGTTTTTCTCTGGAATAAATTGAGCCTGCTGCTCGACGCCAAACTGCCCAATGACAACGATCCGCGTTTTGGCGTGGGTGCGGAGTACTGGCTGGGGCAATATTTTGCCGGCCGCGTCGGTTACAATACTTTCAGCCAGATGTCGCTGGGACTGGGTGTGGCTTTTGCTAATTTTAACGCCGACTATGCTTACGTGCCGATCGATGAGCTGGGTGTCACGCACCGCATCTCGGTCGGTTATACTTTTGGCCTGGCCAAGCAGGCGGCAAATCCGCGTCAGGAATTGCAGGCCGATCTGGAAACAAAAGAAAACACCGACGCGGTGCGCAAACCGCTGAAAGTCAGAAAAGTTAAGGCGAAAGCTAATACTAAAGCGTCTACTGACGACATGCTGACTAAGTTTGATTTTTAA
- a CDS encoding ROK family protein yields the protein MYIGIDVGGTKITAGLADARGAILQRETGKTAPNVLEQISALIQKFSTGRKIAKIGVGLPGQLKNGVALNMPNVPQLNGVDLLAELNKIYPAEYVIENDANAAALAELKYGAGRNYKNFIYVTISTGVGGGIIIDGHLYAGANGTAGEFGHTILLPDGPLCGCGNKGCWEALGSGTALAKMAAIAVAENPAARIKELAGDGRITAETVVAAAKLQDQTALELLDKNGYYNALGLANLVNTFDPEVIIVGGGVTFNGDYFFQPLFKSLKTFKLLNPEQAIKILRAECGKDTGLLGAVALALS from the coding sequence ATGTACATAGGCATAGATGTTGGCGGGACAAAAATTACCGCCGGACTGGCTGATGCCCGCGGCGCAATTCTGCAAAGAGAGACCGGCAAAACCGCGCCAAATGTACTGGAACAAATCAGCGCGTTGATCCAAAAATTTTCTACCGGACGAAAAATTGCCAAAATCGGCGTGGGTCTGCCCGGCCAGCTAAAAAATGGCGTGGCGCTCAATATGCCCAATGTGCCGCAGCTCAACGGCGTAGACCTGCTGGCCGAGCTGAACAAAATTTATCCGGCCGAATACGTGATCGAAAACGACGCCAACGCCGCGGCTCTGGCGGAGTTGAAATACGGCGCGGGACGAAATTATAAAAATTTTATTTATGTGACGATCAGCACCGGCGTCGGTGGCGGTATTATTATTGACGGACATTTGTACGCCGGAGCCAACGGCACGGCCGGAGAATTTGGCCACACGATACTTTTGCCGGACGGGCCGCTCTGCGGCTGCGGCAACAAAGGCTGCTGGGAAGCGCTGGGTTCCGGCACGGCGCTGGCTAAAATGGCGGCAATTGCGGTTGCGGAAAATCCCGCGGCGCGGATCAAGGAATTGGCCGGGGACGGCCGGATCACGGCGGAGACTGTAGTCGCAGCCGCCAAACTGCAAGACCAAACAGCGCTGGAGCTGCTGGACAAAAACGGCTATTACAACGCGCTGGGCCTTGCCAATCTGGTCAATACGTTTGATCCAGAAGTGATCATTGTCGGTGGCGGCGTGACTTTTAACGGTGATTATTTTTTTCAGCCGCTGTTCAAGAGCCTGAAAACTTTTAAGCTGCTCAACCCAGAACAGGCGATCAAGATTTTGCGCGCGGAATGCGGCAAAGACACCGGACTGCTCGGCGCGGTCGCTTTAGCGCTGTCATGA